The genomic region CTTTTCTGAATTCTGAATACTTAATTACTTCAGTGTCAGGATAAAATCAGCTAACACTTTAGCATTTTCCGGGCTAACGTTAGCGTTTGGTGGCATTGGGATCGGACCCCAAACTCCATTGCTCCCTTTTACAATCTTATCTGCCAGATAGGCAGACGCATCAGCTTGATCTGCGTATTTAGCGGCAATATCTTTCAGGCTTGGGCCCACTAACTTAGTATCAACATTGTGGCAATTCAAACAACCACTGTTTTTTGCCAGATCGGCATCTGCTTGTGCAACACCGACTAAGAAAAAGGCAGATGCAGCTACTGCTCCAATTAATACTTTTTTCATATCTCTTCCTTATTAAAATTATAAATGGGCTGATATTCTAACCCGAACTTTACAGACTTGCAGCAATTCCTATAAGTTTTGTGATTTTCAACGTTCAATCTGTTGCTCAACATCCTCACGCACTTACCACCCCAACTGCAGGCTCTGATGATACTGCCTTGCTGAGACTTCGGAGTAAATTATTTAGTTCCAGTGAACACGCATGAACTAAATAATATCGATAATGCACGGAATCAATCCGTTATTGCGCCTGCACTGGCACTTGATACCAGTTTTGCATATTTTGCCAAAACTCCACGCACATAACGCGGCGGCGGCGATTGCCAGGATGCACGGCGTTGCGCAAGCACATCATCAGGCACGTTCAATTGCAACAGTCGCCGTTCGGCATCAATGGTAATTGAATCTCCTTCGTGCACGAGTGCAATGGTTCCACCGACGAAAGCTTCCGGTGCCACATGGCCAACCACCATGCCGTATGTTCCACCGGAAAAACGCCCATCGGTAATCAATCCAACCGAATCACCCAAACCTTCACCGATCAAAGCGGAAGTCGGCGACAACATTTCGCGCATACCCGGGCCGCCTTTGGGACCTTCGTAACGAATGACCACTACGTCACCGGGTTGAATTTTTCGCGCCAGGATTGCCGCCATGCACGTTTCTTCCGATTCAAATACACGCGCAGGCCCGGTAATCTTCGGATTTTTAATTCCGGAAATTTTCGCCACGCACCCTTCAGTGGATAAATTACCTTTCAAAATAGCCAGATGTCCTTGCGCATACATTGGATTGTCCCATTGGCGAATCACATTCTGATCGGCACGAGGTGTATCCGGAATTGCTTTCAAAACTTCCGCAATAGTTTGTCCACTGATCGTAAGGCAATCCCCATGTAACAGCTCGTGATTCAGCAACATTTTCATCACCTGCGGGATTCCACCCGCCCGATGCAAATCAGCGGTCACATAACGTCCAGAGGGTTTAAGATCACACAGTACCGGCACTTTACTGCGCATCCGCTCGAAATCATCAATGCTCCACTCGACTTCAGCCGCATGCGCAATCGCCAGAAAATGCAGGATGGCATTAGTCGATCCGCCCACTGCCATAATTACAGCCACAGCATTTTCAATCGATTTACGCGTGATGATGTCACGCGGCAGGATTTGCCTTTTGATGGCATTAACCAATACCTCGGCGGATTGTCCGGTGCTGATCAATTTCTCATCGTCTTCAGCCGACATCGTGGAAGAATAGGGCAGGCTCATACCCATCGCTTCAAACGCGGATGACATTGTATTGGCAGTAAACATGCCACCGCAAGAACCTGCACCCGGGCAGGCATTACGCTCAATCTGCAGCAATTCCTGATCATCAATCTTCTTTGCACTGTGCTGTCCCACCGCTTCAAATACGCTGACAATAGTCAGATCCTGATTTTTATAATGCCCCGGCTTAATCGTGCCACCATAAACAAAGATTGCCGGCACATTGATGCGTGCAATCGCAATCATTGCACCCGGCATGTTTTTATCGCAACCACCGATAGCAATCACACCATCCATACTTTCAGCCTGCACGCAGGTTTCAATCGAATCCGCAATAACTTCTCGCGAAACCAAAGAATACTTCATGCCCTCAGTACCCATCGAGATCCCGTCCGACACCGTAATGGTGCCGAACATCTGTGGCATGGCACCTGCTTGCCTCAATGCTGATTCAGCTTTTAACGATAGCTCGTTCAATCCTTTATTACACGGTGTAATCGTTGAATAGCCATTAGCAACTCCGACAATCGGTTTATTAAAATCCTCATCGTTAAAACCGACTGCACGCAACATGGCACGACTAGGCGCGTGTTGAGTACCCTGAGTAATAGCCTGACTACGTTTATTATCTGGCATGCTTGCTCCTGAATAAGATAAAAATACAATCTATGACACGGTGTATACCAGCGCAATTGGTATAATGCTTGATATTTTACCGTAAATAAGGCCAAAACTATGCTCGTTTACCCGCAAATTGATCCGGTTGCCATCTCGCTAGGGCCACTTTCTGTGCATTGGTATGGATTGATGTATCTACTTGGTTTTGTTGCGTTCATTCTGCTAGGGCGATATCGTATCAAACATAATCCACACAGCACTTTTACTTATGAAATGCTTGATGATGCACTCTTTTACGGCATGCTGGGGGTAATAGTGGGTGGACGACTGGGGCATGTGTTGTTCTATCAGTTTGGTTATTATTTAGAACACCCGTTACATATTTTCGCCATATGGGAAGGTGGCATGTCTTTTCATGGTGGATTTCTGGGTGTCTTTGTTGCGATGATATTGCTCGCTCGCAAATATCATCTGCCATGGCTTGCGGTAACTGACTTTGTCATCCCATTGATTCCACCGGGATTGGCCGCTGGTCGCATTGGCAATTTCATCAATGGCGAATTATGGGGACGGCCTACTGATGTTCCATGGGGTATGGTTTTCCCTTATGTCGACGAACTTCCCCGTCACCCTTCTCAATTGTATCAATTTGCGCTTGAGGGCGTAGTGCTGTTCATTTTTATTTGGATCTACTCAACCAAACCACGCGCCACTGGAGCAGTCACGGGCGCATTTATGATTGGCTACGGTGTTTTACGTTCCTTCGCAGAATTTTTCCGTGAACCAGAAGATGGCTTCATGGGCGTACTGACTTTAGGGATCACAATGGGGCAATGGCTATCAATTCCAATGATTCTGGCAGGAATAGCAGCCATTATTTGGTCACGACACCACACCAACACTGTTCAACCACGTGTTACTTCAAGAAAACATAGCAAAAATAAAAAACATAACACCTAATGGAAACCATTAGATAAAAAACAGGGTTTCCCCAATATACTCGCCACATCACATGAAACTATCATAACAGTCATCAATCTGGCATTGGAGAAACTGATCATGAAAGCACAAAAATTCTTAACGTTAATCTCTGTTTTGGCATTCAGCTTAGCTGCTTCATCAGTATTCGCCGTGGAAGTAGAAGGTATCGATGACAACGATCATGCCGCGTTGACACGGCATTATGAAAATGTTGCCAAGGAAACCGAAGCAAAATTACAAAAAAACAAAGCTGCACTCGAAGATTACGAAGCCCACGCTTATTACTATGGTAGACAAGGTCAGGATTTCAAATCGCATACAACCGCTAATATTCGCGAATACGAGGAAGTTTTGGCAGAAAGCCTTAATAATGCGGATCTACACAAAAAAATAACAATGGATCATGAAAATCCATCAATCAACAAAGCTCGTGTTAATCTTGATCAAAATACATCAGCAATCAGATAATTAGTAGCAACGCAATAGGATCTGCGAAAGATCCAATAGAGAACTGACAGTCGCTGGGAAACCAGTGGCTGTTTTTTTTATTCCACCCACGCCTTTATCAATTATTTAAACTGAACTAGCGCCTATCAAAGTAGAACAGGTTAGCGCAACTCGGATGCAGACGACCCAAATCGTCTACCCTCATCAGGTTAAATACACTTGAATTAGCGCCTTTAAAGTCAAGAATAAAATACCAACCACCAGTTTCCCTGATAGATACTAAGCAATCACGCATTTCCAGAAACTAAACGCTTAGCTGGAAACCAGATATTAAACCGGCTACCCTTGCCTACTTTACTAATAACTTCGAGACGCGCCTCATGCCGGTTCAAAACATGTTTG from Nitrosomonas ureae harbors:
- a CDS encoding c-type cytochrome: MKKVLIGAVAASAFFLVGVAQADADLAKNSGCLNCHNVDTKLVGPSLKDIAAKYADQADASAYLADKIVKGSNGVWGPIPMPPNANVSPENAKVLADFILTLK
- the ilvD gene encoding dihydroxy-acid dehydratase; the protein is MPDNKRSQAITQGTQHAPSRAMLRAVGFNDEDFNKPIVGVANGYSTITPCNKGLNELSLKAESALRQAGAMPQMFGTITVSDGISMGTEGMKYSLVSREVIADSIETCVQAESMDGVIAIGGCDKNMPGAMIAIARINVPAIFVYGGTIKPGHYKNQDLTIVSVFEAVGQHSAKKIDDQELLQIERNACPGAGSCGGMFTANTMSSAFEAMGMSLPYSSTMSAEDDEKLISTGQSAEVLVNAIKRQILPRDIITRKSIENAVAVIMAVGGSTNAILHFLAIAHAAEVEWSIDDFERMRSKVPVLCDLKPSGRYVTADLHRAGGIPQVMKMLLNHELLHGDCLTISGQTIAEVLKAIPDTPRADQNVIRQWDNPMYAQGHLAILKGNLSTEGCVAKISGIKNPKITGPARVFESEETCMAAILARKIQPGDVVVIRYEGPKGGPGMREMLSPTSALIGEGLGDSVGLITDGRFSGGTYGMVVGHVAPEAFVGGTIALVHEGDSITIDAERRLLQLNVPDDVLAQRRASWQSPPPRYVRGVLAKYAKLVSSASAGAITD
- the lgt gene encoding prolipoprotein diacylglyceryl transferase; this encodes MLVYPQIDPVAISLGPLSVHWYGLMYLLGFVAFILLGRYRIKHNPHSTFTYEMLDDALFYGMLGVIVGGRLGHVLFYQFGYYLEHPLHIFAIWEGGMSFHGGFLGVFVAMILLARKYHLPWLAVTDFVIPLIPPGLAAGRIGNFINGELWGRPTDVPWGMVFPYVDELPRHPSQLYQFALEGVVLFIFIWIYSTKPRATGAVTGAFMIGYGVLRSFAEFFREPEDGFMGVLTLGITMGQWLSIPMILAGIAAIIWSRHHTNTVQPRVTSRKHSKNKKHNT